CACGAAGTTTGATCTGAAGTTTACAGCTGTTTAATTTTCTTCTTTCAAAAATTCAACATCCTCAGCCCTTCCTGAAGTAACTAAAAAACCTTCGATGTTACCGTTTTCATCCCTGAAAAATTCAAAATCCCAGGAACCCGCTGTCCATTTATCTTTTTCATCTTCATCCATCATTCCATTCGGACTTAATCTGCGTTCCAAATGAAGATTGCCGTCTTCCACTTTTAACAAATACTCTGCCGGAAGTTCTTGATTTATATATCGGCCCGAGTACTCTGATAGATACTCCTCAAACTGATCCTGCAGCAGATAATCTGCAATCTGATCGTTAAATGATTGAGGATCTGCATCACCACGATTGCATGTAGTTACCATCGAAATACCGCTTTGTGGATATCGCATAAAGTTGGTTTTAAATCCGGAAAATGAACCGCCATGACTAACGGTTTCCATTCCTTTTCTGACAGATACCCGAATTCCGCGTCTGTAATCCATCAATTCACCGTCAGCGTATGTTGGAGAGATCAATGTCTGTTTTAACTCCTCGGCTTCCTGCCGGGTAATGCCTCCCTCCCAGCTTAAATTACCGTACCAAAACTGTTCCCACTTCTCAAAGTCCTGGTGTGTGGTATAGAGTCCGCCGCCACCAACACCCTGAAAATTTCCGGGATAAGAGCGCCGGATATCACCGTTAGAAACCTGGTAACTAATCGCTCTGTTTGGAATGATACGAGTTCGGTCATCATGAAAATGAGATACACTCATCCCAAACGGTTCGAAAAATTCCTTGTCAACAAATTCAGGAAAGCTCATTCCACTAATCTCCTGAACAAGAAAAGCCAGCAGCGTATAGCCGCTGTTTGTATAGGAGTAGTCTGATCCCGGTTCAAACATCAACTCCTCTCCTTTTTTGATCACTTCTACATAATCCTCTAAATCCATTACATC
This is a stretch of genomic DNA from Rhodohalobacter barkolensis. It encodes these proteins:
- a CDS encoding serine hydrolase domain-containing protein, which codes for MKRLIPLPLIFILFSLFSAEMLFSQTHPDSLVQRVDEIFADYDDNSVPGCAVSIFRDGQSIFTKGYGVANLDYGIENSDSTRFYMASVSKQFTASAAQLLIIRGELDESDPISEYVDDWPDWASDVQVRHLFSHTSGLPDIYGLMRIGGMDINDVMDLEDYVEVIKKGEELMFEPGSDYSYTNSGYTLLAFLVQEISGMSFPEFVDKEFFEPFGMSVSHFHDDRTRIIPNRAISYQVSNGDIRRSYPGNFQGVGGGGLYTTHQDFEKWEQFWYGNLSWEGGITRQEAEELKQTLISPTYADGELMDYRRGIRVSVRKGMETVSHGGSFSGFKTNFMRYPQSGISMVTTCNRGDADPQSFNDQIADYLLQDQFEEYLSEYSGRYINQELPAEYLLKVEDGNLHLERRLSPNGMMDEDEKDKWTAGSWDFEFFRDENGNIEGFLVTSGRAEDVEFLKEEN